From a region of the Betta splendens chromosome 5, fBetSpl5.4, whole genome shotgun sequence genome:
- the tmf1 gene encoding TATA element modulatory factor, which produces MSWFNASHLSTFAKQALTTAQKSIDRVLDIKEEDQWGDTTVMPYNDVSLPGKLSLSGGWGITQWEAPPDEEKTSTPPPSSEAITTPVTRTVVDESESFFSAFLSSGDVQAVTKSQVVSVPPAKSQRGQQENEKKNQQTGIQKETETSAPVDITQEPETATDVQLVTPESSPSAPYADTILLQPVSPVSSSTSTCNTDSKMSSVITDVSATVSLESKTEQPQAASEHKVEGDTTDSSKSSALTSEPKSSTADPLLTPSSKGTVLENKESKVEDRQTDTPSPPVSAFSSGTSTTSDIEVLDHESVLSESSASSRQETGEGKAGLHLMQGSFQLLTASTCGDFPRLEDYPKLTESCGSSSDAFERIDSFSVQSLDSRSVSEVNSDDEIPGSRTLASVTAGPAPLTVSSAVCQKQEERVGDNAGEEEEGFPDMMRELSLDEMEESGRSATPVNSEQPEELTEQDEESGTNVTLSDPSSTVGEQITPPITEEMKSVSTVQILALQKVIDELSGRLETRESQLLAVSKDKARLEEECDNLKDEVIGLKEESSTVQSLKDEFTQRIADAERKAQLACKERDIAKKEIKGLREELATRLNSGDTMEIIREKEEQIRELLEEGEKLSKQQLQHSNIIKKLRVKEKDSDAKIIKQQKKMKEQEEELGHLQQVMDGKEEVEKQHRESIKKLNGVVERQEKELSSLQSEFDELQEKNRSLQAALDNSYKELAELHKTNASRASEAEEAALSRDMQAKEQLSLALEKVQEEARMQQEALANQVADLRLTLQRAEQQQARKEDYLREEISELQQRLQEAETRNQELSQSVTSATRPLLRQIENLQASLGGQTASWEKLEKNISDRLVDAQTQLAVAVEKERAAAEELLSIKSQLASLESQNSLLRQEKARCQAHLEAEKNKRERLEDESSREHVELENLKGEYSRMLEEAKKEKLLLTNQVEMEKMKVEQEKKKCYLAQEALKEKERRTMTHSAGEPPGSSTPSLSRSSSISGVDTAGLHTSILSQDDTLDHSLGSMTMSMSGTNLYEAARLTGGSSIIENLQSQLKLREGEIAQLQLEISSLERSRSVMAEELVRLTNQNDEMEEKVKEIPKLKIQLKDLEQRHNTILQMYGEKAEEAEELRLDLEDVKNMYKTQIDELLQNQK; this is translated from the exons ATGAGTTGGTTCAACGCATCTCACCTGTCCACCTTCGCTAAGCAAGCTTTGACAACAGCTCAGAAGTCAATTGACAGAGTTTTGGACATCAAGGAAGAGGACCAGTGGGGTGACACAACTGTGATGCCCTACAATG ATGTTTCATTACCTGGAAAACTGTCAttaagtggaggatgggggATAACGCAGTGGGAAGCACCCCCTGATGAAGAAAAGACGagcacccctcctccctcctctgaggCCATTACCACCCCTGTTACACGCACAGTTGTAGATGAATCTGAAAGCTTTTTCAGTGCCTTTTTGTCATCTGGAGATGTACAAGCTGTCACCAAATCCCAGGTAGTCTCCGTACCCCCTGCCAAATCTCAAAGGGGGCAACAGGAAAACGAAAAGAAGAACCAACAAACTGGAATCCAGAAGGAGACGGAAACGTCAGCGCCTGTTGATATCACTCAAGAGCCTGAGACAGCGACTGACGTCCAGTTGGTGACGCCTGAATCCTCACCATCAGCACCTTATGCAGATACCATCCTACTGCAGCCAGTTTCAcctgtttcttcttctacttccaCTTGTAACACTGACAGCAAAATGAGCAGTGTAATAACAGACGTTAGCGCAACAGTTTCTCTAGAATCTAAAACAGAGCAACCCCAGGCTGCATCAGAACACAAGGTTGAGGGTGACACTACAGATTCCTCTAAATCTTCAGCTCTTACTTCTGAACCCAAGAGCTCTACTGCTGATCCTTTACTCACTCCTTCCTCTAAGGGAACAGTCTTAGAAAACAAAGAGTCAAAGGTAGAGGATCGTCAAACCGATACACCCTCCCCTCCAGTCAGTGCTTTCTCCTCAGGTACCTCAACCACCAGCGATATTGAAGTGCTTGACCATGAGAGTGTGTTGAGTGAGAGCTCAGCCAGCTCCAGACAAGAGACTGGGGAGGGAAAAGCCGGCCTTCATTTAATGCAAGGCTCCTTTCAGCTCCTCACTGCCTCTACCTGTGGGGATTTTCCCCGACTGGAGGACTATCCCAAGCTTACAGAGAGTTGTGGCTCATCCTCGGACGCATTTGAACGCATTGATTCATTCAGTGTGCAGTCACTGGATAGCAGGAGTGTCAGTGAAGTAAATTCAGACGATGAGATCCCTGGCAGCCGGACACTAGCGTCTGTCACTGCAGGTCCTGCTCCTCTTACAGtatcatcagctgtttgtcagaAGCAGGAAGAAAGAGTGGGGGACAatgcaggagaggaggaagagggattCCCTGATATGATGAGGGAGCTGTCGCTggatgagatggaggagagtgGTCGAAGTGCAACGCCTGTGAATAGTGAGCAGCCGGAGGAACTGACAGAACAAGATGAGGAATCTGGGACTAATGTCACACTGTCTGATCCCTCCTCCACTGTTGGAGAACAGATCACTCCACCAATCACAGAAGAGATGAAAAGTGTCTCTACAGTTCAGATACTAGCGCTTCAAAAG GTCATTGATGAACTGTCAGGCCGCCTTGAGACGAGAGAATCCCAGCTGCTTGCAGTGAGCAAAGACAAGGCCAGGCTGGAGGAAGAGTGTGACAATCTCAAAGA TGAGGTGATAGGCCTGAAGGAGGAGAGCTCCACTGTTCAGTCCCTAAAGGATGAATTCACTCAACGCATAGCGGATGCAGAGAGGAAAGCTCAGTTGGCCTGCAAAGAAAGAGATATAGCCAAGAAG gAAATAAAGGGTTTGAGAGAAGAGCTGGCTACACGACTTAATTCAGGTGACACAATGGAGATAatcagagagaaggaggagcagatcAGAGAGCTGCTAGAAGAAG GTGAAAAGTTAtctaagcagcagctgcagcatagCAACATTATCAAGAAGCTGCGTGTGAAAGAGAAGGACAGTGACGCAAAGATCATTAAGCaacagaagaaaatgaaggagcaggaggaagaactCGGGCACCTACAGCAG GTAATGGATGGTAAAGAAGAGGTGGAGAAACAGCATCGAGAAAGCATCAAGAAGCTGAATGGTGTGGTTGAGCGGCAGGAGAAGGAGTTGAGCAGCCTACAGTCTGAGTTCgacgagctgcaggagaaaaacaggagTCTCCAGGCCGCACTGGACAACTCCTACAA GGAGCTGGCAGAACTGCACAAGACAAACGCCAGCAGAGCCAGTGAGGCTGAGGAAGCAGCGCTGAGCCGGGATATGCAGGCCAAAGAGCAGCTGAGCCTAGCACTTGAAAAGGTCCAGGAGGAGGCCAGgatgcagcaggaagcgctAGCCAACCAG GTTGCTGACTTGAGACTGACTCTGCAACGAGCTGAGCAACAGCAGGCGAGGAAGGAAGATTATTTGAGGGAAGAGATCAGCGAGTTGCAGCAG AGACTTCAAGAAGCAGAGACTAGAAACCAGGAGCTCAGTCAGAGTGTTACCTCAGCAACAAGGCCCCTTCTGCGACAGATTGAGAACTTACAGGCCTCACTGGGTGGACAAACAGCAAGCTGGGAAAAACTGGAGAAGAATATTTCTGATAGGCTTG TTGATGCCCAGACACAGCTAGCTGTTGCTGTGGAGAAGGAgcgtgcagcagcagaggaattGTTGTCCATTAAGTCCCAGCTGGCATCCCTGGAGTCCCAGAATTCTTTGCTGCGCCAGGAGAAGGCCAGATGCCAGGCTCACCTGGAGGCCGAGAAGaacaagagagagaggctggaggatgaGAGCAGCAG GGAGCATGTCGAACTGGAAAATCTAAAAGGAGAATACAGTCGTATGTTGGAAGAGGCCAAGAAGGAAAAG ctgctgctgaccaATCAAGTAGAGATGGAGAAGATGAAAGTGgagcaagagaagaagaaatgctATTTGGCACAAGAGGCACTAAAGGAAAAG gAGCGCAGGACTATGACCCACTCTGCGGGAGAGCCCCCAGGTTCTTCGACACCTTCACTTTCCCGCTCCAGTTCTATTAGCGGAGTGGACACTGCTGGCCTGCACACTTCTATTCTCTCTCAG GATGATACTTTAGACCACTCGCTGGGCTCCATGACGATGTCAATGAGCGGGACCAACCTGTATGAAGCTGCCAGACTGACCGGAGGTTCCAGCATCATAGAGAACCTCCAATCTCAGCTCAAACTCCGTGAAGGAGAGATAGCACAGCTTCAG CTTGAGATCTCTAGTCTGGAGAGAAGTCGCTCTGTGATGGCGGAAGAGTTGGTTCGACTCACTAATCAAAATgatgagatggaggagaaagTAAAGGAGATCCCAAAGCTTAAAATCCAGCTAAAG GATCTGGAGCAGAGGCATAATACCATCTTGCAGATGTATGGAGAGAaggctgaggaggcagaggagctgagaCTGGATCTTGAAGATGTAAAGAACATGTACAAAACCCAAATAGATGAACTGTTGCAGAACcagaaataa
- the eogt gene encoding EGF domain-specific O-linked N-acetylglucosamine transferase, with the protein MLLLVALGISLFSSVISPEKASNSSHKAPTPPLNYSRISLPPEHVPYFLYNNKRVAKQCRLDPLCPFKDALLDLSGCWGYEKHCDPGKRFSYPVCNKLDSGWARSLEEAQERFWKQADFGYVKERLSELKVLCKASKPGDSSLKCSSHTRFCKATNLYLDLRNPRRSHERYKEDFIQEGQIGGRCRVNKRALAEEGDHKSPLQSWYAELQTYTELDFNPIEQDYCDIIVEKPTVFMKLDAGVNMYHHFCDFVNLYISQHINNSFSLDLNIVMWDTSFYDYGDLFSETWKAFSDYDIIHLKTYDSKRVCFKDAFFSLLPRMRYGLFYNTPLIADCSSEGMFRAFSQHVLHRLNIPQDGSKEGRVRVTLLERSTAYRRILNQVELVNALKTVPLLEVSVVDYKYNDVPFLEQLKITHNSDIFIGMHGAGLTHLLFLPDWAVIFELYNCQDESCYRDLAGLRGIRYVTWQKMDKVLPQDKGHHPTLGDHPKFTNYSFDVGEFMRLVLEAAAYVTHHPKWQRRGFHDEL; encoded by the exons ATGCTGCTCCTGGTAGCGCTGGGCATATCGTTGTTTTCCAGTGTGATCTCTCCTGAAAAGGCGTCGAACAGCAGCCACAAAGCACCAACACCACCTCTTAACTACAGCAGGATTTCCCTGCCACCGGAGCACGTACCCTACTTCCTCTACAACAACAAGAGGGTCGCCAAACAATGCCGCCTGGACCCACTCTGCCCATTTAAA GATGCGCTGCTGGACTTATCTGGCTGTTGGGGTTATGAGAAGCATTGTGATCCTGGGAAGCGTTTTAGCTATCCAGTCTGTAACAAGTTGGATTCTGGATG GGCTCGTTCACTGGAGGAAGCCCAGGAGCGTTTCTGGAAGCAGGCTGACTTTGGCTATGTCAAGGAGCGCCTCTCGGAACTTAAAGTGCTGTGCAAGGCCAGCAAACCA GGAGACTCTTCATTAAAATGCAGCAGCCATACAAGATTCTGTAAGGCAACTAATCTTTACCTGGACTTGCGGAATCCTCGCAGAAGTCACGAGAG ATATAAGGAGGATTTCATCCAGGAGGGTCAGATTGGTGGTCGCTGCAGAGTGAACAAGCGAGCACTTGCTGAGGAGGGGGATCACAAAAGCCCTTTGCAGTCGTG GTATGCTGAGCTACAGACATACACAGAACTGGACTTCAATCCAATAGAGCAAGACTACTGTGACATCATCGTTGAAAAACCCACTGTCTTTATGAAACTGGATGCTG GCGTGAACATGTACCATCATTTCTGCGACTTTGTGAACCTTTACATCTCCCAGCACATTAACAACTCCTTCAGCTTAGATCTCAACATCGTCATGTGGGACACA AGTTTTTACGATTACGGGGATCTGTTCAGTGAAACATGGAAGGCTTTCTCAGATTATGACATCATCCACCTGAAGACCTATGACTCAAAAAGA GTGTGCTTTAAAGATgccttcttctccctcctcccaagAATGAGATATGGCCTTTTTTACAACACACCTCTT ATAGCCGATTGCTCAAGTGAAGGGATGTTCCGGGCCTTCTCCCAACATGTTCTTCATCGTTTGAACATCCCACAAGATGGGTCAAAG GAAGGGCGTGTTCGTGTCACCCTGCTGGAACGCAGCACAGCATACAGAAGGATATTAAACCAAGTGGAA CTGGTAAATGCCCTCAAGACTGTGCCTTTACTGGAGGTCAGTGTGGTGGACTACAAATATAA TGATGTTCCGttcctggagcagctgaagatcaCCCACAACTCTGACATCTTTATAGGCATGCACGGGGCAGGTCTCACACACCTTCTCTTCCTTCCTGACTGGGCTGTCATCTTTGAACT ATATAATTGTCAGGATGAGAGCTGCTATCGAGATTTGGCTGGGCTGCGGGGCATTCGATACGTGACTTGGCAGAAAATGGACAAAGTGCTCCCACAGGACAAG GGTCACCATCCCACCCTTGGGGACCATCCAAAGTTTACCAACTACTCTTTTGATGTCGGAGAATTTATGCGTCTTGTGCTGGAAGCAGCTGCTTATGTCACACACCACCCCAAATGGCAGCGCCGAGGCTTCCATGATGAACTCTAG